One Coleofasciculus chthonoplastes PCC 7420 DNA segment encodes these proteins:
- a CDS encoding pentapeptide repeat-containing protein, which translates to MYDVRGYGQMVYSEPHSYLVKLGLFHWNSWREKHPDVTPMLEGANLNLLDLSGFNLRGANIQGANLFGTDLLEADLTDANLRKADFTGADFRNALLSGADLSEARLIRTQALGTNFERAIFTGVCLEDWNIDSTTNLTGVICDYVYLKSRYSPESKRYVLQERRPHSGTFEPGEFTKLFQKTRETVELIFRKGIDWQAFLVAFQELEKENDNVPVSIQAIETKHRGTVVIHLNVLPEQDKAKIEQSFKQCYKQELQRIEADYLETLGVRVQSEDLITKYRQRNADFKAMIQIMAQAQSDFVLKGISQLE; encoded by the coding sequence ATGTATGATGTTCGGGGTTATGGTCAGATGGTGTATAGCGAACCCCATTCCTATCTTGTCAAACTGGGGTTATTCCACTGGAACAGTTGGCGCGAGAAGCATCCTGATGTTACTCCCATGCTGGAGGGTGCTAACCTAAATTTATTGGATCTGAGTGGGTTTAACCTGAGAGGGGCTAACATTCAAGGGGCTAACCTCTTTGGCACGGATTTGCTTGAAGCCGACTTGACCGATGCCAATCTTAGAAAAGCTGATTTTACAGGCGCAGATTTTAGAAATGCTCTTTTAAGCGGCGCTGATTTATCTGAAGCCCGATTGATTAGAACTCAAGCGTTAGGTACAAACTTTGAGAGAGCAATATTTACAGGAGTTTGCTTAGAAGATTGGAATATTGATAGTACAACCAACTTAACTGGAGTTATCTGCGACTATGTTTATCTTAAATCCAGATATTCTCCTGAGAGTAAACGATATGTACTGCAAGAACGCCGTCCTCATAGTGGTACATTTGAGCCGGGTGAGTTTACGAAGCTTTTCCAAAAAACGCGGGAAACCGTTGAGTTGATTTTCCGCAAGGGGATTGATTGGCAGGCTTTTTTGGTTGCTTTTCAAGAGTTGGAGAAGGAAAACGATAATGTTCCGGTTTCCATTCAAGCGATAGAAACGAAGCATCGAGGTACTGTCGTTATCCACCTCAACGTTCTGCCAGAGCAGGATAAGGCAAAAATTGAGCAATCGTTTAAGCAGTGCTATAAACAGGAACTTCAACGCATTGAGGCAGATTATCTAGAAACGTTAGGTGTTAGAGTTCAGTCAGAGGATTTAATCACCAAATATCGCCAACGAAATGCTGATTTCAAGGCGATGATTCAGATTATGGCT